The proteins below come from a single Holdemania massiliensis genomic window:
- a CDS encoding DUF6176 family protein, with product MKLTMTRYAVRPGKETLAREWMEVLNQRHAEVQATLADEKMALEAIFMEEGENGMTLTWVDLQGAGQDVLVSEHPIDQVHLKYWRECIDPAVSPVELLSVNCFADPRVQQALLAAIGEQDSSIANR from the coding sequence ATGAAGCTGACAATGACCCGCTACGCGGTGCGGCCGGGAAAAGAAACGCTGGCCCGTGAATGGATGGAAGTGCTGAATCAACGTCATGCTGAAGTGCAGGCAACATTGGCGGATGAAAAAATGGCGCTGGAAGCTATTTTTATGGAGGAAGGGGAAAACGGCATGACTCTGACCTGGGTTGATCTGCAGGGTGCGGGTCAAGATGTCTTGGTATCAGAGCATCCGATTGATCAGGTTCACTTGAAATACTGGCGGGAGTGCATTGATCCTGCGGTTTCTCCTGTCGAGCTGCTTTCGGTCAACTGCTTTGCCGATCCGCGGGTTCAGCAGGCGCTGCTGGCGGCCATCGGGGAACAGGACAGTTCTATCGCTAACCGTTGA
- a CDS encoding NUDIX domain-containing protein, producing MQKTDLKQEAEPLAACDSQGRRLSYPVLRNYSVPESVLLLGAIAFIENHDHQILVSRRANQKSQGGKWECPGGMVRFRESCFAAIQRELKEELGISVAPSNCEWLGNVFRPHQKIAVFHIRLDIDTAELILQNEEVTEARWLALEDFEAWMMAGKFADFSVWVPPLIQEILKG from the coding sequence ATGCAGAAGACCGATCTGAAACAAGAAGCTGAGCCGCTGGCAGCCTGCGATAGTCAAGGCCGACGGCTTTCTTATCCGGTGCTGCGGAATTATTCAGTCCCGGAATCAGTTTTGCTTTTAGGCGCTATCGCTTTTATTGAAAATCATGATCATCAGATCCTCGTTTCACGCCGGGCAAACCAAAAAAGTCAGGGCGGAAAATGGGAGTGTCCGGGCGGTATGGTGCGTTTTCGGGAATCCTGTTTCGCTGCCATCCAGCGTGAACTCAAAGAAGAATTGGGAATTTCCGTTGCTCCTTCAAACTGCGAATGGTTAGGAAATGTATTTCGTCCCCATCAGAAAATCGCGGTCTTTCATATTCGCTTGGATATAGATACCGCAGAGCTAATACTGCAGAACGAAGAAGTGACAGAAGCACGCTGGCTTGCGCTGGAAGATTTTGAAGCCTGGATGATGGCCGGAAAGTTCGCCGATTTTTCAGTTTGGGTGCCGCCGCTGATTCAGGAGATTCTGAAAGGATGA
- a CDS encoding LCP family protein: MDKRKTQPRKKKKVRRDLTLINQIMAFFVLTANLFLVLAMIGLTQFSSLSRTLFIRLNLIVLIAALILNFLAILAIGRRSVSLLKTTMTAAVVIGLISAFGVYVEGRLNVNLDKMMNQGSVQETVGVSFVVLGDEEHAGLQSANDLNGKVFGILDDEQAQQGYQMPKNEIEKLKLKVTYREYSDYTRLLKGLLNKEIDVAALPENYKGMFETNEEVADTLGTLRDVHNFNRTLTIKTEPGSDKDVTREPFTVLIIGVDDDRSDALMLATVNPRSMTVLLTSIPRDSYVPIACYTNQKSDKINNSRVRGRQCTMDTVKQLLDVDIDFYFESNFHGIIEIVDALGGVIIDNPKEFVGQDSSDERGHQTVWVPQGVNRLNGEQTLAFARERHSYNSGDFQRQSNQQQVIQAILTEAVRLKDVNKALKVLDAAGENVSTNLSMEQMIGLFNLTMKKMDRSYVQNQNVFNLIGTRISGVNDRAPNRMSIVRLYQGSIEDNKKAIHRVFNQDSEINAPKAISFSIDWVYEAPVISKEEYDEKFAPLK; the protein is encoded by the coding sequence ATGGACAAACGCAAAACTCAGCCGCGCAAGAAAAAGAAGGTTCGGCGCGATTTAACCTTGATCAATCAGATCATGGCTTTTTTCGTGCTGACTGCCAATTTGTTTCTGGTGCTGGCGATGATCGGACTGACGCAGTTCAGCTCGCTGAGCCGAACTTTATTTATCCGTCTGAATCTGATCGTGCTGATCGCGGCGTTAATTTTGAATTTTCTGGCGATTTTAGCAATCGGACGCCGCAGTGTCAGCTTGCTGAAAACGACGATGACTGCGGCCGTTGTGATCGGCTTGATCAGTGCTTTCGGTGTGTATGTTGAAGGCCGGCTGAACGTGAATCTGGATAAAATGATGAATCAGGGATCAGTGCAGGAAACCGTCGGTGTTTCCTTTGTCGTGCTGGGCGATGAGGAACATGCGGGGTTGCAGAGTGCCAATGATCTCAACGGCAAGGTATTCGGTATTCTGGATGATGAACAGGCTCAGCAGGGTTATCAGATGCCGAAAAATGAGATTGAAAAACTGAAGCTGAAAGTGACCTATCGAGAATATTCCGATTACACGCGCCTGTTAAAAGGGCTGCTGAACAAGGAAATTGATGTTGCCGCGCTGCCGGAGAACTACAAGGGTATGTTTGAAACCAACGAGGAAGTGGCGGATACGTTAGGAACCTTGCGGGATGTGCATAATTTTAACCGCACGCTGACAATCAAAACGGAACCGGGCAGCGATAAGGATGTAACCCGGGAGCCGTTTACCGTGCTGATCATCGGCGTCGATGACGACCGTTCGGATGCGCTGATGCTGGCGACCGTTAATCCGAGAAGCATGACGGTGCTGCTGACGTCCATTCCGCGCGACAGCTATGTGCCGATTGCCTGTTATACCAATCAGAAATCCGATAAGATCAACAATTCCCGCGTGCGCGGACGGCAATGTACGATGGATACGGTGAAACAGCTGCTGGATGTCGACATCGATTTCTATTTTGAAAGCAATTTCCATGGGATTATTGAAATTGTTGATGCTTTGGGTGGGGTGATCATTGACAATCCGAAAGAATTTGTCGGTCAGGATTCTTCGGATGAACGGGGTCATCAGACGGTATGGGTGCCGCAGGGCGTCAATCGCCTCAATGGCGAACAGACGCTGGCGTTTGCCCGGGAACGCCATTCATACAACTCCGGTGATTTCCAGCGGCAGAGCAATCAGCAGCAGGTGATCCAAGCGATCTTAACCGAGGCGGTGCGGCTCAAAGACGTAAACAAAGCTCTGAAGGTGCTGGATGCGGCGGGAGAGAACGTGTCGACGAATTTAAGCATGGAACAGATGATCGGTTTGTTCAATTTAACGATGAAGAAAATGGACCGCAGTTATGTCCAGAATCAGAATGTGTTTAATCTGATCGGCACTCGAATTTCCGGCGTCAATGATCGGGCGCCCAACCGGATGTCGATTGTACGATTGTATCAGGGTTCAATCGAGGATAACAAAAAAGCGATTCACAGAGTGTTCAATCAGGATAGTGAGATCAACGCGCCGAAGGCAATCTCTTTCAGCATCGACTGGGTTTATGAAGCCCCGGTCATTTCCAAAGAAGAATATGATGAAAAATTTGCGCCGCTGAAATAA
- a CDS encoding cation-translocating P-type ATPase yields the protein MPYRQTIQELEAATLTNAREGLSEKEAAARLQRFGGNELEKKKEASLLKKIAEQFNDPMILILILGAVISVFLHEVMDSVIIVAVITINALIGVFQEYRAEKALHALEKMTAMKALVKRDGQLKQIDAAELVLGDLVFLEAGNFVPADLRLIETVHLKVEESSLTGESVPVDKDASARYPKDQTLPLADQKNMAFSSTIVLDGNAAGLVVATGMDSEIGKIAKLLQHEEKLLTPLQRRLAELSKVLGALSVIICAAIFVIAIIQKRDLFEMLLTSISLAVAAIPEGLPAVVTISLALGVQKMSDHHAIARKLHAVETLGQVSVICTDKTGTLTQNRMTVVAYYLNGKIQSSSQKVTERRLKEGFYLCCNAKLDASGAIGDPTEVALMRWALDNGVDPAQIVRQFPRVGEIPFDSRRKRMSTVHQTGLEKIVYVKGALESVLPLCTHLWQDGRRMEMTAILRRQIEEAAAQMAGEALRVLVLATRSVASLDENQFETRLCFVGMAGMIDPPKEGVKEAIELAHKAGIDVVMITGDHPETALAIGRKLGIAQSLSQVLTSVQMQNLSDDQLAQACQRIRIVARATPQDKVRIVKAYRLDAKIVAMTGDGVNDAPSLKQADVGIAMGSGTEVSRQTSDLILADDNFATIINAVEEGRNIYLNIQKAVLYLLSCNLGEITTLFLAIVLMPIAPAPLSAIQILWINLVTDAFPALSLAAEPQDPYIMDQKPRDARESLFANGGWAFMVLNGLYIGTISLVAFKYGSGYDVRTAHTMTFMVLSIAQLFHSLNLRSLDHSIFKVGIFRNKLLLATFVIGVALQVMVVKLPIFQMILKTAPLDWACWGIVFGLSASLILINEISKLFNPVNHRSHANSRND from the coding sequence ATGCCCTATCGTCAAACTATACAGGAACTGGAAGCTGCAACACTGACCAATGCCCGCGAGGGACTGAGTGAAAAAGAAGCGGCCGCCCGGCTGCAGCGCTTCGGCGGCAATGAGCTGGAAAAGAAAAAAGAAGCATCTCTGCTGAAAAAAATCGCGGAACAGTTCAATGATCCGATGATTTTAATTCTGATTCTCGGTGCGGTGATTTCCGTTTTTCTGCATGAGGTGATGGATTCCGTCATCATTGTAGCGGTGATCACAATCAATGCCCTGATCGGTGTTTTCCAGGAATACCGAGCGGAAAAAGCGCTGCATGCCTTAGAAAAAATGACCGCGATGAAAGCCCTGGTCAAACGCGACGGTCAGCTGAAACAGATTGATGCGGCAGAGCTGGTGCTGGGCGATCTGGTCTTTCTGGAAGCCGGAAATTTTGTTCCGGCGGATCTGCGTCTGATTGAGACTGTACATCTGAAAGTCGAGGAATCCAGTCTGACCGGCGAATCCGTACCGGTCGACAAGGATGCTTCTGCCCGCTATCCCAAAGATCAGACGCTGCCGCTGGCCGATCAGAAAAATATGGCTTTTTCTTCAACGATCGTTCTCGACGGCAACGCCGCGGGCTTGGTGGTGGCGACAGGGATGGACAGCGAGATCGGCAAAATTGCGAAACTGCTGCAGCATGAAGAAAAACTGCTGACACCGCTGCAGCGGCGGCTAGCGGAACTCTCCAAAGTGCTGGGCGCCTTATCGGTCATTATCTGCGCTGCGATTTTTGTGATTGCGATCATTCAGAAACGCGATTTGTTTGAAATGCTGCTGACGTCGATTTCACTGGCTGTGGCCGCGATTCCAGAGGGGCTGCCGGCGGTGGTGACCATTTCGCTGGCCTTAGGCGTTCAGAAGATGAGTGATCATCACGCGATCGCCCGCAAGCTGCATGCCGTGGAAACGCTGGGGCAGGTTTCGGTCATCTGCACGGATAAAACCGGAACGCTGACACAGAACCGCATGACCGTTGTCGCTTATTATCTCAATGGCAAAATTCAGTCTAGCTCGCAGAAAGTAACCGAACGGCGCTTAAAGGAAGGCTTCTATTTGTGCTGTAATGCTAAGCTGGATGCGAGTGGGGCAATTGGTGATCCGACTGAGGTAGCGTTAATGCGCTGGGCTTTGGATAACGGTGTCGATCCGGCGCAGATTGTCCGGCAGTTTCCGCGGGTAGGGGAAATTCCGTTTGATTCCAGACGCAAGCGGATGAGCACCGTGCATCAGACCGGACTGGAAAAAATCGTGTATGTCAAAGGCGCGCTTGAAAGCGTTCTGCCGCTGTGCACACATCTGTGGCAGGATGGCCGGCGGATGGAAATGACGGCCATTTTGCGGCGGCAGATTGAGGAAGCAGCTGCACAGATGGCTGGGGAAGCTTTGCGCGTCCTGGTTCTGGCAACACGTTCGGTCGCCTCGCTGGATGAAAATCAATTTGAAACCCGGCTGTGTTTTGTCGGGATGGCCGGCATGATCGACCCGCCGAAAGAAGGCGTCAAAGAAGCGATTGAGCTGGCGCATAAAGCCGGGATTGACGTGGTCATGATTACCGGCGATCATCCGGAAACCGCGCTGGCAATCGGCCGGAAGCTGGGCATTGCCCAGTCGCTTTCGCAGGTGCTGACTTCGGTTCAGATGCAGAATTTAAGCGATGATCAGCTGGCCCAGGCATGTCAGCGCATCCGCATTGTGGCGCGTGCAACGCCGCAGGATAAGGTGCGGATTGTCAAAGCCTATCGGCTCGATGCGAAGATCGTCGCGATGACCGGCGATGGCGTAAACGATGCCCCGTCGCTCAAACAGGCGGATGTTGGCATCGCGATGGGCAGCGGCACGGAGGTCTCACGACAGACGTCCGATCTGATTTTGGCGGATGACAACTTTGCGACGATCATCAACGCTGTTGAGGAAGGCCGCAACATTTATCTCAATATTCAAAAAGCAGTGCTGTATCTGCTTTCCTGCAATCTGGGTGAAATTACGACGCTGTTTCTGGCGATCGTCTTAATGCCGATTGCCCCGGCTCCGCTCTCGGCCATTCAAATTCTGTGGATCAATTTAGTCACCGACGCCTTTCCGGCACTCTCCCTGGCGGCGGAACCGCAGGATCCTTACATTATGGATCAGAAACCCCGTGATGCGCGGGAGAGTCTGTTCGCCAACGGCGGCTGGGCATTTATGGTGCTGAACGGACTGTATATCGGAACGATTTCGCTGGTTGCCTTCAAATATGGTTCCGGCTACGATGTCCGCACAGCCCATACGATGACGTTTATGGTGCTGTCCATTGCCCAGCTGTTTCACAGCCTGAATCTGCGCAGTCTCGATCATTCCATTTTCAAAGTTGGAATTTTCCGCAACAAGCTGTTGTTAGCGACATTTGTGATCGGCGTTGCCTTGCAGGTGATGGTTGTCAAGCTGCCGATTTTCCAGATGATTTTAAAAACCGCTCCGTTGGATTGGGCCTGTTGGGGGATCGTCTTCGGTTTGTCCGCAAGTTTGATTCTGATCAATGAAATTTCCAAATTATTCAATCCTGTCAATCACCGCTCGCATGCAAACTCCCGGAACGATTAG
- a CDS encoding transposase: MPQITITAKVQIAPSDDDKVLLTSTMSAYTDACNYVSNYVFQTHNLKQFALNKVLYSDLRDRFGLKSQMAQSVLKTVIARYKTILENQNEWMKPNFKQPQYDLVWNRDYSLRKDCFSVNTLNGRVKLPYFAQGMSQYFDHSLYKFGTAKLVNKHGKYFLHIPVTYEVEECSNDEICNIVGIDRGINFVVATYDSQHKSGFVSGKTMKQKRAQYSKLRKELQKRQTPSARRRLKAMGSRENRWMQDINHQVSKALVASNPKHTLFVLEDLSGVRSATERVRTKNRYVSVSWSFYDLEQKLIYKAKQNQSLVLKVDPRYTSQCCPVCGHIEKSNRNKKIHLFTCKNCSYQSNDDRIGAMNLYRMGIHYLADSQVPNRVTAE, from the coding sequence ATGCCACAAATCACAATCACTGCTAAAGTACAGATAGCTCCAAGTGATGATGATAAAGTACTGCTTACTTCTACTATGTCTGCTTATACAGACGCATGTAATTATGTTTCAAACTATGTATTCCAGACCCACAACCTAAAGCAATTTGCCCTTAATAAGGTACTGTATTCTGACTTGCGAGATCGATTTGGCTTAAAATCTCAAATGGCTCAGTCTGTTTTAAAGACTGTTATTGCGAGATATAAAACAATTCTTGAAAATCAGAATGAGTGGATGAAACCTAATTTTAAACAGCCACAATATGACCTTGTTTGGAATCGAGATTATTCTCTCAGAAAGGATTGCTTTTCAGTCAATACATTGAATGGACGTGTTAAGTTACCTTATTTTGCTCAAGGTATGTCTCAATATTTTGACCATAGTCTCTATAAATTTGGCACAGCCAAACTTGTAAATAAGCATGGTAAATATTTTTTACACATCCCCGTTACTTACGAAGTAGAAGAATGTTCTAATGACGAAATTTGCAATATTGTTGGCATCGACAGAGGGATTAACTTTGTTGTTGCTACTTACGATAGTCAACACAAATCAGGTTTTGTTAGTGGCAAAACGATGAAACAAAAAAGAGCACAATATTCTAAACTTCGCAAAGAATTACAAAAGCGTCAGACACCCTCAGCCAGACGAAGATTGAAGGCTATGGGTTCACGAGAAAACCGTTGGATGCAAGATATTAACCATCAAGTATCAAAGGCACTCGTGGCATCTAACCCCAAGCATACACTCTTTGTTTTAGAAGATTTAAGCGGTGTGCGTTCTGCCACAGAACGAGTGCGTACAAAGAACCGTTATGTATCTGTATCCTGGTCGTTCTACGATTTAGAACAAAAACTTATTTACAAAGCAAAACAAAATCAGTCTCTTGTGCTCAAAGTAGACCCTCGTTATACAAGTCAGTGTTGTCCGGTATGTGGACATATTGAAAAGTCGAATCGTAACAAGAAAATCCATTTGTTTACTTGCAAGAACTGTAGTTATCAATCCAATGATGACCGTATTGGAGCTATGAATCTATATCGTATGGGAATCCACTATCTTGCCGATAGTCAAGTACCTAATAGAGTTACAGCAGAGTAA
- a CDS encoding tetratricopeptide repeat protein, with protein MTLDESDILLNLGAEAYQTETPEGFKTAVAYYQKSAALGNSQAMTNLGYCYTYGRGVQVDQKRGFQYFIQAAKSGNFEAVMKVADAYQKGKFVEKDEINAYKMYLKLYHHLQEIGEIEEYPEVCLRLGNCAYSGMGTKKDIQQARTYFKMAAAYYRQREHVYFYYPKQRKQAEEMIRKCDQKLAAENQADRKA; from the coding sequence ATGACTTTAGATGAGAGTGATATTCTATTAAATTTAGGCGCAGAAGCTTATCAGACAGAAACACCGGAAGGCTTTAAAACAGCGGTAGCTTACTATCAGAAATCGGCAGCTCTGGGAAACAGTCAGGCGATGACCAATCTGGGATACTGTTATACTTATGGACGCGGGGTTCAAGTAGATCAAAAACGCGGGTTCCAATATTTTATTCAAGCCGCAAAATCAGGCAATTTTGAAGCCGTTATGAAAGTGGCGGATGCTTATCAAAAAGGCAAATTTGTAGAAAAAGATGAAATCAACGCGTATAAAATGTATTTAAAACTTTACCACCATTTACAGGAAATTGGAGAAATCGAAGAATATCCGGAAGTTTGTCTGCGTTTAGGAAATTGTGCTTACTCGGGTATGGGAACGAAGAAAGATATCCAGCAGGCGCGGACATACTTTAAAATGGCTGCAGCGTATTATCGGCAGCGGGAACATGTCTATTTTTACTATCCAAAACAGCGGAAACAAGCGGAAGAAATGATTCGGAAATGCGATCAAAAACTAGCCGCCGAGAACCAAGCCGACAGAAAAGCCTGA
- a CDS encoding SIS domain-containing protein — MLKENCRQFQKCWLGWAETQMDCFVRIGTRLAKGLNEGRHVFAFGIGEDHLFAEELTARLQGHAEVIGLFPQELMTYDRRYSALIQCPEYAKVLIQAWGIQRHDLVLTFHSQDTPLYAAMEKHCRRLGIEWLALEVSRQDGNPNLFAVEQSFLPMLQTYGAQAVNAVSFAVQAGLEPSGVVHQLNKVVLDILEQFEQTQLGSIEKIAQELMRKQGRLIVMGSGHSHMLQDLMAGIHNDKIIPILESELMVFDPVQSGWTQKQRDYAQMLIDKYKIQPQDVFLMPSNTGKSVMNVELARLLWSNKTTVAVITNMKQSPVIKSDHPSGRRLFETADIVIDNCCVNKDACLDLDGQRRCPLSSMTVLLSGVLLTALLAENEEGTIHEFAAEKQKAGGQG; from the coding sequence ATGCTGAAAGAGAATTGCCGTCAGTTTCAGAAGTGCTGGCTGGGTTGGGCGGAAACCCAGATGGACTGTTTCGTGCGAATCGGAACGCGGTTGGCAAAAGGGCTGAATGAAGGACGTCATGTCTTCGCGTTTGGAATCGGGGAAGACCATCTGTTTGCGGAAGAGCTGACTGCCCGGCTGCAGGGACATGCGGAAGTCATCGGTTTGTTTCCGCAGGAATTGATGACGTATGATCGTCGGTATTCTGCGCTGATTCAGTGTCCGGAATATGCCAAAGTCTTGATTCAGGCATGGGGAATTCAGCGGCATGATTTAGTTCTGACTTTTCACAGTCAGGATACGCCGCTGTATGCCGCGATGGAAAAACATTGCCGGCGTCTGGGAATCGAATGGCTTGCGCTGGAAGTCAGCCGACAGGATGGGAATCCAAATCTGTTTGCGGTGGAGCAGTCGTTTTTGCCGATGTTACAGACCTATGGTGCTCAGGCTGTCAATGCGGTCAGCTTCGCCGTTCAGGCTGGACTAGAGCCCAGCGGTGTCGTGCATCAGCTCAATAAAGTGGTATTGGATATCCTTGAACAATTTGAACAGACGCAATTGGGATCGATTGAAAAGATCGCTCAGGAGTTAATGCGCAAACAAGGCCGGCTGATTGTCATGGGCAGCGGACATTCACATATGCTGCAGGATTTAATGGCCGGGATTCACAACGATAAAATCATCCCGATCCTGGAAAGCGAGCTGATGGTGTTTGATCCGGTGCAGAGTGGCTGGACGCAGAAGCAGCGGGATTATGCTCAGATGCTGATTGATAAATATAAAATACAGCCCCAGGATGTGTTTTTAATGCCGTCCAATACGGGAAAAAGCGTCATGAATGTGGAATTGGCCCGGTTGCTTTGGTCGAATAAGACGACCGTGGCGGTGATCACCAACATGAAGCAGTCACCGGTGATCAAATCCGATCATCCCAGCGGCCGGCGTTTATTTGAAACCGCGGATATCGTGATTGATAACTGCTGCGTCAACAAGGATGCCTGTCTGGATCTGGATGGCCAGCGGCGCTGTCCGCTTTCTTCCATGACTGTGCTGCTTAGCGGGGTGCTGTTAACCGCGCTGTTGGCGGAAAATGAGGAAGGAACGATTCATGAATTTGCTGCAGAAAAGCAGAAGGCAGGAGGCCAAGGATGA
- a CDS encoding SHOCT-like domain-containing protein gives MNSREKIMEMVKDGTLSVEEGLRLLDAIEESEKRAEKPQKSAEPQVRPLIYSTPSQPKMLRIQVESANNDRVRVNVPVALIRAGLDFTKQMELSGMNVDLKGVDLDLILKLVEEGQVGELVDVVSAEGDKVRIVVE, from the coding sequence ATGAACTCCCGAGAAAAAATTATGGAAATGGTCAAAGACGGTACGCTGAGTGTGGAAGAAGGACTGCGGCTGCTGGATGCGATCGAAGAAAGCGAAAAGCGGGCGGAAAAACCGCAGAAATCCGCTGAACCTCAGGTTCGGCCGTTAATTTACAGCACTCCTTCCCAGCCGAAAATGCTGCGGATTCAGGTCGAATCCGCGAACAATGACCGCGTTCGCGTCAATGTTCCGGTAGCGCTGATCCGGGCTGGATTGGATTTTACGAAGCAGATGGAACTGAGCGGCATGAATGTGGATCTCAAGGGTGTGGATCTGGATTTGATTCTGAAGTTGGTGGAAGAAGGTCAGGTTGGCGAACTGGTTGACGTCGTCTCTGCGGAAGGCGATAAAGTCCGGATCGTTGTCGAATAG
- a CDS encoding DUF2089 domain-containing protein, with amino-acid sequence MRNEVFGTCPVCGNQLLATRLTCTRCHTEITGEFALSRFSYLNRDELQFVETFIRVQGNIKEMEKEFNISYPTVKKMLDSIITKMGFTVKREEESPARADDVLTRLQQGEISAEEAIALLKK; translated from the coding sequence ATGCGAAATGAAGTTTTTGGGACATGCCCGGTCTGCGGCAATCAGCTGCTGGCAACGCGGTTAACCTGTACCCGCTGTCATACCGAGATTACGGGTGAGTTTGCCTTATCCCGGTTCAGCTATCTGAATCGCGATGAACTGCAGTTTGTCGAAACCTTTATTCGGGTTCAGGGCAATATCAAGGAAATGGAAAAAGAATTTAATATTTCCTATCCGACAGTGAAGAAAATGCTGGATTCCATCATCACCAAAATGGGGTTTACAGTCAAACGGGAAGAAGAATCACCTGCCCGGGCCGATGATGTGCTGACCCGTCTGCAGCAGGGTGAGATCAGCGCGGAAGAAGCGATTGCGCTGTTAAAAAAATAG
- the ftsZ gene encoding cell division protein FtsZ — translation MDLEYNQVAKIKVFGIGGAGCNAVNRMVEEGVQGVEFYVANTDMQDLNKSPVENKIILGRETTRGLGAGANPEMGRKAALENEEEIREAMSGADMVFITAGMGGGTGTGASPLFAKIAKEMGALTVGIVTKPFSFEGPRRMAQAEAGLGQLSEFIDSLIIVSNNQLLQVIGRIPFVEAFKEADNVLRQGVQTITDLIAVPAMINLDFADVRSVMEGQGSALIGIGISQGDNKAQEAAQKAIQSPLLEAQINGAKKAIVNVTGGANISIYDANDAVEYIREAAGNDIDIIFGVAINEKIGESIIVTVIATGFDLPKIKVPSQAKPSVKVANKITEEIKKETEEDEEDNSGIPSFFLSRK, via the coding sequence GCATCGGCGGCGCCGGCTGCAACGCCGTTAACCGCATGGTCGAGGAAGGCGTTCAGGGTGTTGAATTCTACGTTGCCAATACCGACATGCAGGATCTCAACAAATCCCCGGTTGAAAACAAAATTATACTGGGTCGGGAAACGACGCGGGGTTTAGGCGCGGGTGCTAACCCGGAAATGGGACGCAAAGCAGCGTTAGAAAATGAAGAAGAAATCCGCGAGGCGATGTCAGGTGCCGATATGGTCTTTATCACCGCCGGCATGGGCGGCGGTACAGGAACCGGCGCGTCTCCGTTGTTTGCGAAGATCGCCAAGGAAATGGGCGCGCTGACGGTTGGAATTGTCACCAAGCCGTTCTCCTTTGAAGGTCCGCGGCGGATGGCTCAGGCTGAAGCTGGTTTAGGCCAGTTAAGCGAATTCATCGATTCTCTGATTATCGTTTCCAACAATCAGCTGCTTCAGGTCATCGGCCGCATTCCGTTTGTCGAAGCATTTAAGGAAGCTGATAACGTTCTGCGCCAGGGCGTGCAGACGATCACCGATCTGATTGCGGTTCCGGCGATGATCAACTTGGATTTTGCAGACGTGCGTTCGGTCATGGAAGGTCAGGGCAGCGCCTTGATCGGCATCGGGATTTCACAGGGTGACAACAAGGCTCAGGAAGCAGCTCAGAAAGCGATTCAGTCGCCGCTTTTGGAAGCGCAGATCAACGGGGCTAAAAAAGCGATCGTCAATGTTACCGGCGGCGCCAACATCTCCATCTATGATGCGAATGATGCCGTTGAATACATCCGTGAAGCGGCCGGCAATGATATCGATATCATCTTCGGTGTGGCGATCAATGAAAAGATCGGCGAGTCGATCATTGTGACGGTGATCGCCACCGGGTTTGATCTGCCGAAGATCAAGGTGCCTTCTCAAGCAAAACCGTCAGTGAAGGTCGCCAATAAGATCACTGAAGAAATCAAGAAGGAAACGGAAGAGGATGAGGAAGACAACAGCGGAATTCCAAGCTTCTTTCTCTCCCGCAAATAA